The Paenibacillus sp. FSL H7-0357 nucleotide sequence TTCCGTCCACTTTAAACTCCATCCTGACGCCTTGGTCCGTCTCATAAGTCAAATAGTAGGTTGTACTGGTGCGGCTGCTCTGATTCTCATCCTGAAGCTGCTGCTGGCGGACTTCACTGCGCTTGCTGACGATCCGGGCAGGAACGGTCAACAGGGGTGAGCTGTTGTTCCGGCTCCATTGAAGCAGCCCCCTGCCAGCAGATACAGCGACAATGCCAATCATCAGGGCGAGAAAAATCGGTATTACCGTCCCGGTAAGATCAAACATCCAAGAAGAATCCGGGCCTATCCCCATGACTTATTCCTCCTTAATCCCCATTTTTCAGCTTTCCGCATAACTGCAGTCGCTTCTGTACATGTATATGCCTGTTCCGGTTCATACAGCATCACAAAAAGATGAAAACCATATTCGCCGTCAGCAGACGACAGGCTGCCTACCAAAAAGACCACCCGGCTCTCAGATTTGAGAACACAAGTGGTCTTTAAAAACGTTCATTCTGCCTATCAATATTAAGCATGTACAAGATCTAAGAGTTGCTTGGTTTCGTTCTCTTCTTCCGGAAGCATTCCGTTGTCCGCCCAGCAGGCTCTGCATTGTTCTTCAGTTTCACAGAGGTGTGCATCATCACAGTTATAGCATAATTGCAGAAGGTTTCTAGTCATATAATCCGTTTCAAAAGTTGTCATTGTAATCTCTCCTATTCGGAATGAAAGTTTGTGAAAAAATGAACTTGCTTTCTATGTGTTAAATATATCACACGCTCAGCGCTTTGTCATGTGATTTTTTTCACATTTTTAAAGAAAATTTTAAATACGTTTTTTTGCTTCATTCAACGCCCAGAACATCAATACATTCGGTTGGTATAGCTGTCTTGCAGTGAAGCTTTTACTTTTTCTGCGTTCATACCAGGAAGTTTGGCATGGTCAGATATCACTTGAGCAACATTCGGCAATTCGGCCTTCGCAATCCAAGAGTCAGGATTCCACAAGCTGGAGCGTTTTAACGATTTTGCACAATGCATGTAACATTCTTCCACTTCAATGACTATGCCTACCAGCGGCATCCGCCCATGAGATTCCATTCGGACAAGCAGCTCTTCATCACGGACAATATAAGCATGACCATTCACTCTGAGCGTTTCTTCCAGTCCCGGAATGAGGAAGATAAGGCCCGCGTTTGGATTGGACAGAATATTCCTTAGCGAATCCATTCGGCGGTTACCCGGCCGTTCAGGTATAACAAGATGGTTGTCATCCAGAACAAGCACAAAACCCGGCGCATCCCCTCTGGGTGAGACATCACATAATCCCTCCGCATCGGAAGTGGCCATGATCAACAATGGTGACTTAGCGATAAACTGGCGGCAATGCTCATCCAGGGCATCAATCGCTTTGTTCTTCACCAGTTCGCTTGGATAACCGAGCATAGCACGCAATTCCTCTTCTGACTTGATTGTATTAAAATCATGCATCTTCTTCACTCCATATGTATGAATTTCATAGATTCACCTGCTACTTATTGTAACACAGGGAAGAATTGATATAAAAAAAAAAGAGACTGCAATCTGCAGCCTCACTGATAAATCAACTCACATTACCCGCCAGCTTACGCCTCCATTGGTTGTCTGCAGCAGGATAGATCGTCGATTTTCTTTTTTCTCAATTAAGAGCCAGCCGACATCCTTTGAAATAAACTGCAGCTTAACAATTTCCGGATATTCCAAGAGCTTGGATTGCAGAACGCTGCTGGCCGGAAGTGTTGTCCAGGTTGCACCTGCATTAATCGTCTTGTACATCAGATTTCCTTTCAAGGCCCAGCCGAGTTGAGAATTTAAAAAGGCAGGAGCCAGGTGGCGGTTGATCCCTGTCTGTATGCCCAGACCGAACGAAGTGAATGTCCAGCTTTCTCCGCTATTGGCGGTAAAATATCCATTATATGTGATGGAAGCTTCCTTATCCTTCTGGCAGGCCACCGGCAACCACCCGGATGTGCTGTTATTGCCGAAGAATTCAGGTTCTCCGGTGATCACTTTGTCGCAGCCTCTCCACTGTTCATTCACTAGAAACTCCGGTCCCTGACTCCAGGTTGCTCCACCGTCTTGAGTCATGTATATCTTGGGCAGTGCTCCGGTCTGGAGTGTCACGAATCCACGGTCTGTATCCTTAAAGATCATCCCGGTCGTCACGCCCGCCATCGGAATTGCATGATTTGGCAGCTTCGGATTATATTGCTCGTTCTGCATAACCATATTCCATGTGGCCCCCCCGTCTGCCGTTGCATACAGCGCTTTGCTAGCTTTAGTGGCATTGATATCCCAGGAGGTCATCAGCCATCCATGGCTCGGAGAGCTGAAGTAGATGGAAGAGATCGTATTCGCATCCGGGAAAGAAGAGATTTTCCAGCTTAGTCCGCCATCGGTTGTACGCAGCACAACGGTTTCCGTTGTTCCAAAAGCACTTCTTATAATCCAGCCGTTCTCCAGATCCGTAAAGAAAATCTCTTGGCTGTACACCGGATTAGACAGAAACTGCACATTCGCGGAAGGTGAAATATTCGCCCAGGTTTCCCCGTTATCTTTGGTCATATAGATCCGAAGCTCATTTTTGGTAACACCCCAGGCCAGTCCTGCAGAATCGGTTAACAATCTGAAATCCGTAAGCCGGGTCTGAATTTGATATTTGGGTGTATCTTTATTGACTAAGTTTTGAGCATCGGGTGTAATCAGGGTAATCGTCTGCCCTTCTTCCGGCGCTTCCGTCGGCTGAGGAGGCTGAGTGGGCTCAGGAGCAGGAGAAGAAGAGCAAGCCGAGAGTATGAGTAGGCTCAGGAGAACCACCAGTAACGTTCTCAGAACCTTGAAATCTGCTGTTTGGGATGACAAAGCTCTCTCTCCTCTTCGGTTATCGTTTATTTTTGATTCAGTTTGCTGTTCTTGTATCCGTATAGAAAATAGATCAGTAGTCCGACAGCCAGCCAGATGACAAAGCCGATCCAAGTCTCTCTCCCCAGATTATACATTAAATAAGCGCAGGTTGCCGCACTAAGCAGCGGGATGTATGGCACCCAGGGCACCGTGAACCCTCTCTTCAGATTCGGATGGGTACGGCGCAGCACAATTACACCCAAGGATACCACGAGAAAAGCGAACAGTGTTCCAATGCTGGTCAGGTTAGCCAGCCGGTCCAGTGGAACAAACCCGGTGAGCACGGCGATCAATCCGCCGACCATCCAGGTGCTGCGCACGGGGGTATGCGTCTTGGCGCTTACCTTGGACCAGCTTTTCGGCAGCAGCCCGTCCCGTGAGATCGCGAACAAGAGACGGGTCTGGCCGAAAAGCATAACAAGCAGAACCGTGGTCATCCCGGCAATAGCGCCTACAGAGATTAGACCGGCAATCATATTCTGGTCCACGAATCGCAGGGCGTAGGAAACGGGATCACTGACATTCAGGCTATGATAAGGTACGATCCCTGTCAGAACCAGCGAGACAGTAATGTACAGCACGGTACAGATTGCAAGGGATGAAATGATACCGATAGGCAAATCACGCTGCGGGCGCTTCACCTCTTCCGCAGCAGTAGATATGGCATCAAAGCCGATATAGGCGAAAAAGACGGTAGCCGCCCCATTCACCACCCCATGAAAGCCAAAAGGTAAAAATGGCGTCCAGTTCTGCGGTTTCACATAGAAAAATCCCGTAACTATGAAGAGAAGCACTACAGACAGCTTAATCACAACCATAATTGCATTAAAGCGGGCCGTTTCCTTGACTCCGCGGGTCAACAAATAGGAGATCAGCAAAATAATGATCATGGCGGGCAGATTTACATAAGTCCCTTTGTCCGCATTATAAGCCCCGGAGAGTGCTGTGGGCAAATGCAGGCCGAAACCATCCAGCAGGCCCTGGAAGTAGCCGGACCATCCACTGCTTACCGCTGCTGCCGCAACCCCATATTCCAGCACCAGATCCCAGCCCAGAATCCAGGCCAGCAACTCGCCGAAAGCGACATAGCTATAGGCATAAGCGCTGCCGGACACCGGGAGCGTTGAAGCAAATTCTGAATAACACAGTGCGGACAGCACGCAGGCAAACCCGGCGAGAATGAAGGAAAGCACAAGGCCTGGCCCGGCATGCTCCGCGGCTGCGACTCCTGTCATAACAAATATCCCGGTGCCGATAATAGCCCCTACACCAAGTGTTGTAAGATCCAGCGCACCCAGTGTCTTGCTCAGTTTAGCGCCATCGGCGCTTTGAGGCGCAGTCAGCGGTTTTTTGCGGAATAAATCCATTCTTAAATTCTCTCCTGTCAATGAAATGAGTATGGAACTCCTAGGGTGCCGTGGTCAGCAGCTTCATGCCCAGTCCGACAAATATAACTCCGGCTGCGATGTTGGCGCCCTCCTGCACACGGGGCTTCTCCAGAAACTTACTGCTAAAGGCACCGGCAAAATAAGCAAGTGCTCCGAAGATCAGAGCGGTCAGGACAATAAAGATAAGTCCAAGCACAAGCATCTGCATAGGTACAACACCATAGTCATAATTCACGAATTGCGGCAGAAAGGTCAGAAAGAAGATGGCCACCTTAGGATTAAGAATATTCATAATAAATCCTCTACGCAGCAATGCCCTTTCATCCTTCTTCTCGCCCTCGTTCACTACGAGTGTTGCTTTACGGTGCTTCAATGATTTGTAGGCCAGGTAAAATAAATACAGTGCACCGGCAATCTTAAACAGGGTGAACAGCAGCGGTGATGTCTTCACAATGATTGACAGTCCCAGTGCTGCAGCCAACGTATGTACGGTATTCCCCAGTGCCAGTCCGGCAGCGGTGTAGACGCCTGCTTTCCGGCAATTCGTAATCCCCTGGGTAACAGCGAAAATAAGATCCGGACCCGGGATAAGGATCAGTAGAATGGCAGCCCCAAGATACATAAATAGTGTAGCCATACTAAACATAGCTACCTCCTCTCTGCGAAAGCACGTTGTTAGCTTGCCCGTTTTCGGGTAATGGATTAAAAACAAGCTGCTTGAAAACACTAACTCCAGAGCTTATGATGGATAAGATTGGACACAAAAAAATCGAAATTCGGAGGAGATGGAACAATGGCCCCCCCATTTAAGCCCAATCGTGTCGTAGTTATCGGTACCGGTGCAGTCGGTACAACAACCGCATATACGCTGCTTCTGCGCAGACGGATGCCTGAATTGGTACTTATCGATGTCAATCATCAGAAAGCGCTGGGTGAAGCACTGGACATGAACCACGGCATGCCGTTTGTCGGCGGTGTAAAGCTGTGGGCAGGAACCTATGAAGATTGCCGGGAAGCGGATATTATTATCGTAACCGCCGGCGCCTCCCAGAAGCCGGGTGAGACCCGGATTGATCTTCTGCGAAAGAACATCGCGATTTTTAAAGATATCATCCAAAAGATTACGAAATACAATCAGCATGCCATTCTGCTGATTGCTACGAATCCGGTAGATATCCTGGCTTATGCCACTCTTAAGATCAGCGGCTTCGACCGCAGACGGGTCATCGGTTCCGGTACAGTGCTCGACAGTGCGCGGTTCCGCTATTTGATCGGTCTTCATAAAGAAATAGATCCCCGCAGCATTCATGGTCAAATTATCGGTGAACACGGTGACTCCGAGCTTCCGGTATGGAGCCTTGCCAATGTGGCCGGTATCGATTTGGGCTTTGATGAAGCGGAACGCAAGGAGATCTTTGAAGACACCAAGAACGCCGCCTATGAAATTATCGACGCCAAAGGTTCTACCTCATATGCGATTGCGCTTGCCCTGGACCGGATCGTGGTTTCGATTCTGCACAATGAAGGTGCTGTGCTGAATGTCTCCACGCTGCTGAACAACTATAACGGAGTTTCGGATGTGTTCCTCGGTGCTCCATGTGTCGTTGACCGCTCCGGTGTTCGCGAAGTGCTGGATCTGCCGCTGAGTGAAGACGAAAAGGCAATGTTCCAGAAATCTGCAGAGAAGCTCAAAGCGGAAATTTCCAAGCTTGAATTGTAACCATTTTACTGGTTAGCACGGGGCTGTCCTTGTCATTTCGATGACCGGGACAGCCTTATTTTATGCTTCCGGCACGCAAAAGAAACCGCCCTTCAAGCGGATGGAATATTAACCCCGCGAATAGAAGGACGGATTTTCCTTAAGTACTATAACATGAATCTTTTTTGCCTGACAATGACATTAATTTAATGCTTAAAATTTCCAAGAGCGTTCTGGACCCTTGAGACAGAGTTATTTTGTGACTGGCAATTTGTAATACTCTTTCAGCACTTGCTCCGCTTCCTTACCGTAAATATCAAAACCATTGTTGGACGAAGCCTCTTCCAGAGCGTAGAGCTTTGTGCTCCAGTCCCACCAGAAGAAACCGGCGAACCAAGGCTCATTCCAAAAGGTTTCAAGTGCCGAACGATAAAAGTTAGCCTGCTCGCTTTCCGAATGAGGCAGATCCTTATGCGTAAAGTCCCACGGCATAGTGGCACAGCCGAGTGCGCTGCGGCAGCCAATTTCGATAAAAACAAGCGGCTTGTTGAATCTTTCGGCTAAAGCCTTAAGCCGGGGTTTCTGCTTCTCCCAGGCGGTGAGCATATTCTCATAGGAATCCCCCGGCACAGAGGCTACAGGATAATATGCGCTGGTTCCGATGAGATCGACCGCATCCAGCCACTGAATCCCTTCTTCTTTACCATGATTGGCGTTGTAAACGATGGGGCCGGTATACAGGTTCTTCACCTCACGGATAACTTCCCGCCATTCGGCTTCCCTATATTCTGTAGCTACCATTTCACAGCCGATACAGAACATTTCGCAGCCCAGCTCCTCTGCCAGCTCCGCATAATGCTTCAAGAAATTCGTGTAGGACTCGAACCAGGCTGCCCAATAGGCGTCTCCATCCTCAGGAAAGCCGATCCGCGCTCTCCAAATCCCGTCTCTGGAGTTGACTACAGGCTTCAGGCAGACCTTCAGGCCCAGCTCCTTTGCATTCCGCACCGCATGCTCAATATCCCGATCTGTCGGCGTGTAACCGTAATCAAAATGAATATCTGTTGAGAAAACTGTATCCTGCCAGGTCCAGAAGGACAAAGCGATCCACTCACTTCCGGTATCAGCCAGCTTTTTCATCGAATCCGCCGCATAATCTTTCCGGTACTCTCCTCTTTTTGTCTCCCAGCCATAAGTCATTCCCTTAAAAAAAACTTCCTTCATCCCCAAGTCCTCCTACTAGTTAGTAATAACATGTTATTTCGTGTACCGATTAACCTTAAATAATTACCAGCTATATCAAAGCCTCAATAACAGTTAGAATAAATCAAAAACAAAACAATAACAAGTTATTTTTGTTATTGAAGAGAAGCCCTAACTAAATGAGTTATTTAGCGGCATCTGGATAACAGCAGAGGAAAAGAATTGTACACTGAACTTTACGGGCTGTCCCCCTTTTCAAGTTAGCAATTGTGCAAAAAGAGACATAGTTAACTTAACATTAGTTATGTTAACTATTATTCTGGATTTATGCTTTTACCAGTGCTTCTGATGTAGAAAGAAAATTAAGCATTAGACAGGCCCCCACTAAAAACAGCGGCAGCCGTGGACGATAAAGTCCTGGGTTGTACTTTATTGATTCGGATATCTTTGATCCACTTGTTGCGACGTTTGTTATTTTACTCACCTTCTAATAAATTGCATAATAGAAACCCTTTATTTATAAGGGTTTAAGATGTTGATACAACATGACTTTCATGTGGTTTAACAGGAGAAAGGAGGAGAGAAGAGTGCAGGCTTTGCAAGTAACATGGAAAAAGCACCCAAACTCAGGCGCTTTAAAATAAGCTAGTGCTCTATCCGGCTAGTAATTAAAGAATAGTTGGATATAAGCGTTTCAATTTGATTCTCGCGTCTTGAGTGGTGAACTGCCAGTTTACTTTCGAGCCTGCTGCGTTGCGTTGCTGTGTCCAAGTACTTACTTGTTTTTTGAAACTTTCCATATCAGGAAGTGGTTTTTCCAGGGCCTGCCGCGACATAATGCCAATTTCAATTTCCGCCATGTCCAGCCAGCTCTCATGTTTTGGCGTATGATGCCATTCAAACCGATTCGCAATACGGTGAGCTTCCTCCGGTGAAAATGCCTTATAGAGCGAGGCAGTCGAATGTGTATTGAGATTGTCGGTGATCAGGACCACTTTCTTGGCATGCGGGTATAGGACATCCGATGTATACTTGAGCACCTGGGCGAAATCTACAGCTGTCCGGGTTGTGGTGACGATGGTTTCACGTTTGCCCGCAAGCGGTTCAAAGATCTTAAAGACATCGGCAACGCCGTTACGCTCATACTCCGAATCCACTTTTTCAGGCTGACCCGACGCACAG carries:
- a CDS encoding L-lactate dehydrogenase yields the protein MAPPFKPNRVVVIGTGAVGTTTAYTLLLRRRMPELVLIDVNHQKALGEALDMNHGMPFVGGVKLWAGTYEDCREADIIIVTAGASQKPGETRIDLLRKNIAIFKDIIQKITKYNQHAILLIATNPVDILAYATLKISGFDRRRVIGSGTVLDSARFRYLIGLHKEIDPRSIHGQIIGEHGDSELPVWSLANVAGIDLGFDEAERKEIFEDTKNAAYEIIDAKGSTSYAIALALDRIVVSILHNEGAVLNVSTLLNNYNGVSDVFLGAPCVVDRSGVREVLDLPLSEDEKAMFQKSAEKLKAEISKLEL
- a CDS encoding IS630 family transposase, translated to MRIYEKNEIKPWLVKEWCIPEASAEFVAKMEDVLDVYQRPYDPKRPVVCIDETNKQLIKETRISCASGQPEKVDSEYERNGVADVFKIFEPLAGKRETIVTTTRTAVDFAQVLKYTSDVLYPHAKKVVLITDNLNTHSTASLYKAFSPEEAHRIANRFEWHHTPKHESWLDMAEIEIGIMSRQALEKPLPDMESFKKQVSTWTQQRNAAGSKVNWQFTTQDARIKLKRLYPTIL
- a CDS encoding LysE family translocator, whose protein sequence is MATLFMYLGAAILLILIPGPDLIFAVTQGITNCRKAGVYTAAGLALGNTVHTLAAALGLSIIVKTSPLLFTLFKIAGALYLFYLAYKSLKHRKATLVVNEGEKKDERALLRRGFIMNILNPKVAIFFLTFLPQFVNYDYGVVPMQMLVLGLIFIVLTALIFGALAYFAGAFSSKFLEKPRVQEGANIAAGVIFVGLGMKLLTTAP
- a CDS encoding DUF2500 domain-containing protein encodes the protein MGPDSSWMFDLTGTVIPIFLALMIGIVAVSAGRGLLQWSRNNSSPLLTVPARIVSKRSEVRQQQLQDENQSSRTSTTYYLTYETDQGVRMEFKVDGNEFGMSAEGDRGVLTYQGTRYHGFQRSLHYSTAD
- a CDS encoding pyridoxamine 5'-phosphate oxidase family protein is translated as MHDFNTIKSEEELRAMLGYPSELVKNKAIDALDEHCRQFIAKSPLLIMATSDAEGLCDVSPRGDAPGFVLVLDDNHLVIPERPGNRRMDSLRNILSNPNAGLIFLIPGLEETLRVNGHAYIVRDEELLVRMESHGRMPLVGIVIEVEECYMHCAKSLKRSSLWNPDSWIAKAELPNVAQVISDHAKLPGMNAEKVKASLQDSYTNRMY
- a CDS encoding glycoside hydrolase family 113, with product MKEVFFKGMTYGWETKRGEYRKDYAADSMKKLADTGSEWIALSFWTWQDTVFSTDIHFDYGYTPTDRDIEHAVRNAKELGLKVCLKPVVNSRDGIWRARIGFPEDGDAYWAAWFESYTNFLKHYAELAEELGCEMFCIGCEMVATEYREAEWREVIREVKNLYTGPIVYNANHGKEEGIQWLDAVDLIGTSAYYPVASVPGDSYENMLTAWEKQKPRLKALAERFNKPLVFIEIGCRSALGCATMPWDFTHKDLPHSESEQANFYRSALETFWNEPWFAGFFWWDWSTKLYALEEASSNNGFDIYGKEAEQVLKEYYKLPVTK
- a CDS encoding WD40/YVTN/BNR-like repeat-containing protein; amino-acid sequence: MSSQTADFKVLRTLLVVLLSLLILSACSSSPAPEPTQPPQPTEAPEEGQTITLITPDAQNLVNKDTPKYQIQTRLTDFRLLTDSAGLAWGVTKNELRIYMTKDNGETWANISPSANVQFLSNPVYSQEIFFTDLENGWIIRSAFGTTETVVLRTTDGGLSWKISSFPDANTISSIYFSSPSHGWLMTSWDINATKASKALYATADGGATWNMVMQNEQYNPKLPNHAIPMAGVTTGMIFKDTDRGFVTLQTGALPKIYMTQDGGATWSQGPEFLVNEQWRGCDKVITGEPEFFGNNSTSGWLPVACQKDKEASITYNGYFTANSGESWTFTSFGLGIQTGINRHLAPAFLNSQLGWALKGNLMYKTINAGATWTTLPASSVLQSKLLEYPEIVKLQFISKDVGWLLIEKKENRRSILLQTTNGGVSWRVM
- a CDS encoding amino acid permease; the protein is MDLFRKKPLTAPQSADGAKLSKTLGALDLTTLGVGAIIGTGIFVMTGVAAAEHAGPGLVLSFILAGFACVLSALCYSEFASTLPVSGSAYAYSYVAFGELLAWILGWDLVLEYGVAAAAVSSGWSGYFQGLLDGFGLHLPTALSGAYNADKGTYVNLPAMIIILLISYLLTRGVKETARFNAIMVVIKLSVVLLFIVTGFFYVKPQNWTPFLPFGFHGVVNGAATVFFAYIGFDAISTAAEEVKRPQRDLPIGIISSLAICTVLYITVSLVLTGIVPYHSLNVSDPVSYALRFVDQNMIAGLISVGAIAGMTTVLLVMLFGQTRLLFAISRDGLLPKSWSKVSAKTHTPVRSTWMVGGLIAVLTGFVPLDRLANLTSIGTLFAFLVVSLGVIVLRRTHPNLKRGFTVPWVPYIPLLSAATCAYLMYNLGRETWIGFVIWLAVGLLIYFLYGYKNSKLNQK